The Oscillatoria sp. FACHB-1406 genome segment ATTTGCGCGCGCCGGGAAGGTAGCGATTGGCAAGCCGGACGAGACGATGTATAACTTCAAAGTCGAGGTTGAAGAGGGGTTCGATCGCCGGACGCTGGACTTTAACGACGACTTCTTCGCCGGTGGGGAGTTTGGCGCGATGGACTTGTCCGAGACTGGCGGCGGCGAGGGGAAAGGTATCGAATTCGAGAAAGAGGGTTTCGAGGGGCTGTCCGAGTTCGGTTTCGATGACGGACATCGCTAAATCGGGCGAAAATTCGGGGACGCGATCTTGGAGTTGGCTGAGGGATTCGATGTATTCGACGGGAATTAAATCGGGGCGAGTGGAGAGGGCTTGACCGATTTTAATGAAAGTCGGGCCGAGATAGAGCAAGCGCGCGGTTAGCCATTGGGCGCGACGAGTGCGTTGTTGGGGGGTATTTTTTCCGAGGACGCGATCGCACCCTAAGTAAAACAGGAATTGCGCCACGGAACGAAAAATAACGAATTGACGCGCGTTAGGGGAGTATTTGGCTTGTTGCCAGGGGGGGAGTTCCAGGGTTTTGGAGAAGTTGGGATCGATCGCCCCTCGATGGGTTTGAACGCTCAATTCGCGATTGGCGAGGCGAATTTCTTCGGGCGTGCGATTTAGCATGGACAATCTAAACTCCCGTTTTCAGTCCCATGTTGCAAGCGACAGCGTGCCGAATCCCAGATCGTGGCGTGGCAGTTGCTCGAATCATTCTGAGGAAACCAGAGCGTATTATGCTGGCGGCGTGGGGCTTCTTTCGACATTTAAGCTAAGGTTGAATTTAACAAAATATTTGCTCTTGCATCAACTCATACACCGTCAAATGGATGTTTTTAGTTTTTTGGTCGGTTTGAGCCTGGGACTGGGGTTGTACCTCTTTCAACATTCTCAACGCCAACGTCAATTAACCCAGATGCTCGATAGTTTAGCCCAAGGTGCGGCGGAAAACACGGATCTGTCGCTGATGTCGCGATTGCGCTCGGAAATTCAGCACGTCCGAGAAATGCAAGGACAACTCGAGGAAAAAGTAGCGACTTGGAGACGAGTCGTGGAGACTGCGCCGATGGGTTATTTACAAGTCGATGAGGAAAATCAATTGTTGTGGTGCAATGAATGCGCGCGAGATTGGTTGAAAATTAACCGTTGGAAACCGCAGGAAGTTCGGCTCTTGCTGGAGTTAGTGCGTTCTTACGAACTCGATCGCGCGATCGAACAAACGCGCCGCCGCCAGGAACCCCAGGTTCAAGAATGGGTGTTTCAAGCCACGCCGGTTTCTCCGACGCAGGGAACCTCCCACGCGATCGCGCTGCGGGCGCAGACGCTCCCCCTAGAACGGGGGCAGGTGGGCGTTTTTCTGGAAAATCAACAGCCGTTGGTGGATTCCATTCGGCTGCGCGATCGCGCTTTTTCCGACCTCACCCACGAGTTGAGAACGCCGCTAACTTCTATCTCTTTAGTCGCGCAAACGCTACAAAGTCGCTTGCAAGGGATGGAACGGGGTTGGGTGGAGCGGATGCTCCAAGAAACTCAGCGTTTAATTGAGTTGATTCAAAATTACCTGGATATCGATCGCCTCGAACAAAATCCCCGCGATCGGCTGAACTATGAATCCGTACCGCTCAAAGCGTTTATTTTGGAGATTTG includes the following:
- a CDS encoding PAS domain-containing sensor histidine kinase — translated: MNLTKYLLLHQLIHRQMDVFSFLVGLSLGLGLYLFQHSQRQRQLTQMLDSLAQGAAENTDLSLMSRLRSEIQHVREMQGQLEEKVATWRRVVETAPMGYLQVDEENQLLWCNECARDWLKINRWKPQEVRLLLELVRSYELDRAIEQTRRRQEPQVQEWVFQATPVSPTQGTSHAIALRAQTLPLERGQVGVFLENQQPLVDSIRLRDRAFSDLTHELRTPLTSISLVAQTLQSRLQGMERGWVERMLQETQRLIELIQNYLDIDRLEQNPRDRLNYESVPLKAFILEIWETLEPIARERELHLEYSGNDALQLRCDRAGLTQVFLNVLDNSIYYSPPQATLQIAVEQISTKSVSSSERLENKGWIIINIIDSGCGFQTSDLPHVFERLYRGDLSRSRALWGERADALFSRRGSGLGLS